From Oceanipulchritudo coccoides, the proteins below share one genomic window:
- a CDS encoding ATP-dependent helicase, with translation MNWSPIDFEADLNKDQYAAVTAKDGPALVLAGAGSGKTRTLTYRVAWLLLEKNISPNQLLLLTFTNKAAKEMIERVQSLTGLGQTPRWSGTFHSIGGRLLRQYGSLIGLSQSYTIMDQSDSEGLMTAVIKDSDKAFLKNKDHPKAKVIQNLLSYARNTRQPFVDLLRERYPWHENISAQINGFVKLYDTAKREQQVVDYDDLLVLWLRLLQEFQDVQAACQEHFPYILVDEYQDTNIIQAEIIDLIGAHHNIMAVGDDAQCIYTWRGALFENIRSFPERHPGTSIYKILTNYRSIPPILKLANNVLAMQPGDSGYPKELVAERKGNMRPYVVPLIDTRQQAQFLVSRIEALYEEGIPLSNIAILYRAHYQALDAQLEFTRRGIPFIITSGLRFFEQAHVKDFVAQLRVLSNPDDSPAFERLLCLLPKVGPATVKKVRMAADKVLKKQLDGHESAHGDLFDKAHPRDPDFFTALAADEVSNKIPVDARDDFKSMVATFLEVRPLLQGKEALSPNQAVEQMLEGWYGDYIRNVYPDWENREEDLQSIISFASRFETMAELLAQLVLMNSETSDKHIEPDDEAVRMTTIHQAKGLEFPVVFLISCADEWLPLKRAIEEGDVDEERRLFYVAVTRAMNELYLSFPMMHATRGGGVQRMMPSRFLSEIPSEHYEKLSYGSRW, from the coding sequence ATGAATTGGTCCCCCATAGATTTTGAAGCTGACCTGAACAAGGATCAGTACGCCGCCGTCACGGCCAAGGATGGCCCGGCCCTCGTCCTGGCCGGGGCCGGATCCGGCAAGACGCGTACACTCACCTATCGCGTGGCATGGTTGCTTCTTGAAAAGAATATCTCCCCCAACCAGCTACTGTTGCTGACCTTCACGAACAAGGCCGCCAAGGAAATGATCGAGCGTGTCCAATCGCTGACCGGGCTTGGCCAGACACCTCGCTGGAGCGGCACCTTCCACTCCATCGGGGGCCGGCTCCTGCGGCAATATGGAAGCCTGATCGGGCTCTCCCAGAGTTACACCATCATGGACCAGTCGGATTCCGAGGGACTGATGACGGCTGTCATCAAGGATTCCGACAAGGCCTTCCTGAAGAACAAGGACCACCCGAAGGCGAAGGTCATTCAGAACCTGCTCTCGTATGCCCGCAACACGCGGCAGCCTTTCGTTGACTTGCTCCGGGAGCGCTATCCATGGCATGAGAACATTTCCGCACAGATCAACGGCTTCGTGAAGCTCTACGACACGGCCAAGCGCGAGCAACAAGTTGTCGACTATGATGACCTTCTTGTCCTCTGGCTTCGGCTACTGCAGGAATTTCAAGACGTGCAGGCGGCCTGCCAAGAGCACTTTCCCTACATCCTCGTCGATGAGTACCAGGATACCAATATCATCCAGGCCGAAATCATCGACCTCATCGGGGCACATCACAACATCATGGCCGTGGGCGATGATGCCCAGTGTATTTATACTTGGCGCGGCGCGCTTTTCGAGAACATCCGCAGCTTTCCGGAGCGTCACCCCGGCACGAGTATCTATAAAATCCTGACAAATTACCGCAGCATCCCGCCAATCCTGAAGTTGGCCAACAACGTTCTGGCGATGCAGCCGGGCGACTCCGGATACCCGAAGGAATTGGTGGCGGAGCGGAAGGGAAACATGCGGCCGTATGTTGTTCCGCTCATCGACACCCGCCAGCAGGCGCAATTTCTCGTCTCGCGGATTGAGGCGCTCTACGAGGAGGGAATTCCCCTTTCAAACATAGCCATCCTCTACCGCGCCCATTACCAGGCCCTTGACGCGCAACTGGAGTTTACCCGCCGGGGTATTCCTTTTATCATTACAAGCGGGCTGAGGTTTTTCGAACAAGCGCACGTGAAAGACTTTGTGGCGCAGTTGAGGGTTCTTTCCAACCCGGATGATTCGCCCGCCTTCGAGCGGCTGCTCTGCCTGCTTCCCAAGGTTGGACCCGCCACCGTCAAGAAGGTTCGCATGGCGGCGGACAAGGTCCTCAAGAAGCAACTGGACGGGCATGAGTCGGCCCACGGCGACCTCTTCGACAAGGCCCATCCGCGCGATCCTGATTTTTTCACCGCCCTCGCCGCGGATGAAGTGAGCAACAAGATCCCGGTCGACGCCCGGGACGACTTCAAAAGCATGGTGGCGACTTTTCTTGAGGTGCGTCCCCTTCTACAAGGGAAGGAAGCACTCTCCCCGAACCAGGCGGTTGAGCAGATGCTTGAGGGCTGGTACGGGGACTACATCCGGAATGTCTATCCAGATTGGGAAAACCGTGAAGAGGATCTCCAGTCGATCATCAGCTTTGCCTCACGCTTTGAAACCATGGCCGAGCTACTGGCCCAGCTGGTCCTCATGAATTCGGAAACCTCGGACAAACATATTGAACCGGATGATGAAGCGGTCCGCATGACGACCATTCATCAGGCCAAGGGCCTTGAGTTTCCGGTCGTCTTCCTGATCAGCTGCGCCGATGAGTGGTTGCCGTTGAAAAGAGCCATTGAGGAGGGAGACGTTGATGAGGAGCGGCGGCTTTTCTACGTGGCGGTCACCCGTGCCATGAACGAGCTCTATCTCTCCTTTCCGATGATGCACGCCACCCGCGGGGGAGGCGTGCAGCGGATGATGCCAAGCCGTTTTCTCTCTGAAATTCCCAGCGAACACTATGAGAAACTCTCATATGGATCACGCTGGTGA
- a CDS encoding O-antigen ligase family protein: MPDAVERFRKLTGKPKRSRREEGRPPVPPREWALVTLLLINILWLSFALGGVRLWGEITALFLSLATLFLLPRWNRGEIQGQPSPVFTLLKLPLFWFGLGLFVYFWIQSWNLAWEWTLVPDAKPKLVSQTPIVPWLPSGLFSPFEESNPVRSMIYYTIPWIACCSAWAGLMTRRSVGLLLHGLAISGLLFAIVALRQHFLDLDRILGIFPTVPSKVRADIPFWGTLVNENHAAFYLILVNGLCLGLFLSGWHRDIRLFKKGGGAWMLYLGFGIVASFAALMAQARGAIGFLVLQWILFLIICSVFLVRSFGKRGIAFPITVVALMATLLLTFVVNPAIFERQKKEWIETFNLVENPELEARYFMTRIGWDMIKDKPWYGHGAGGWRYIHFPYKAKYPEFITEHNQWKPNPYTGKRERRKVTTWFQNAHVDLLEYVIEWGIVGCLFPLMAAGWLVSRAIRSYRGWDAGGLTILMTVLVVWLGAAVEFHFRIPLVLLAWCLAFTTITKLSDLQAP; this comes from the coding sequence GTGCCCGATGCTGTAGAGAGATTCCGCAAATTGACCGGGAAGCCCAAACGCTCCCGGCGCGAGGAAGGACGACCCCCTGTCCCGCCCCGGGAATGGGCATTGGTCACGCTGCTGCTCATAAACATCCTCTGGCTATCCTTTGCTCTTGGCGGAGTGCGGCTCTGGGGTGAGATCACCGCCTTGTTCCTCTCGCTGGCGACATTGTTCCTGCTTCCCCGTTGGAACCGTGGGGAAATTCAAGGCCAACCCAGCCCCGTCTTCACCCTGTTGAAGCTGCCGCTGTTCTGGTTTGGCCTGGGCCTTTTTGTCTATTTCTGGATCCAATCGTGGAACCTCGCCTGGGAATGGACGCTCGTCCCTGATGCCAAGCCCAAGCTGGTCTCACAGACGCCGATTGTGCCATGGCTGCCATCCGGGCTGTTCTCCCCTTTTGAGGAAAGCAATCCAGTCCGGTCGATGATATATTACACAATCCCGTGGATTGCCTGTTGCTCGGCCTGGGCTGGCTTGATGACCCGGCGCTCGGTGGGACTTCTCCTTCACGGGTTGGCAATCAGCGGGCTGCTCTTTGCGATTGTTGCCCTCCGCCAGCATTTTCTCGATCTGGACCGGATTCTCGGGATCTTCCCCACTGTTCCCTCAAAAGTACGGGCGGATATTCCATTCTGGGGGACACTGGTTAATGAAAACCATGCCGCCTTCTACCTGATCCTTGTGAATGGATTATGCCTCGGGCTGTTTCTCTCAGGCTGGCATCGCGATATTCGCCTGTTCAAGAAAGGTGGCGGGGCATGGATGCTCTATCTCGGATTTGGCATCGTTGCCAGTTTCGCGGCGCTCATGGCCCAGGCCCGTGGAGCAATCGGATTTCTTGTCCTGCAATGGATTCTCTTCCTGATTATCTGCAGCGTCTTCCTGGTTCGCAGTTTCGGAAAACGCGGCATTGCCTTTCCCATTACCGTTGTCGCTCTCATGGCAACCCTGCTCCTGACATTTGTCGTCAACCCGGCCATTTTCGAGCGGCAGAAAAAGGAATGGATAGAGACTTTCAATCTGGTGGAAAATCCCGAGCTGGAGGCACGGTACTTCATGACCCGGATTGGCTGGGACATGATCAAGGACAAACCCTGGTACGGGCACGGGGCCGGCGGCTGGAGATACATACACTTTCCCTACAAGGCGAAATACCCCGAGTTTATCACGGAGCACAACCAATGGAAGCCCAACCCCTACACGGGTAAGCGTGAGCGCCGCAAGGTGACCACATGGTTTCAGAATGCCCATGTGGATTTGCTTGAATATGTCATTGAATGGGGAATTGTCGGATGCCTGTTTCCGCTCATGGCCGCTGGCTGGCTGGTCTCCCGGGCAATCCGATCGTATCGTGGCTGGGATGCTGGCGGCCTGACTATCCTGATGACGGTTCTTGTGGTCTGGCTGGGCGCAGCGGTGGAGTTTCATTTCCGTATTCCCCTTGTTCTGCTTGCATGGTGCCTTGCCTTCACCACGATCACCAAACTCTCGGATTTGCAGGCACCCTGA
- a CDS encoding heavy metal translocating P-type ATPase metal-binding domain-containing protein, with product MNAQSYKTCIHCGTPFSVAGRRDSEFCCNGCEYVSNLIRKEGFDHYYDLRDRRIAPVAPAAMQPRDYSWLETRAADCEKASPKLAEMVLDLEGISCVGCVWLIEKIFRQHPGSVRIEINTQYGQVRLQWRPGVFRLVDFAREIQQFGYLFGPPGKRPQDESKRLLGRVGVCGAFALNAMLFTLPRYLGMDPEFSLAPLFELLSLLFATLSLLAGGSYFIKRGFLGLMQGVLHIDFPIAVGVLVAWAGSILGWLIADTRFLYFDFVAIFIFLMLAGRWAQERTLERNRHRLLSQNKAPREVHVVNEDLSGEEIKSLDLLKAGERIRTLPGEVVPVLCELESNKAALSLEWINGESAMRTMKQGHWVPSGAQNIGMEPILLKARQSYADSLLSRLLSSQASEQRNPLMEKILRSYIGIVLLLAIVGALLWALVGDEPLTGLQVALSILVVSCPCALGVAYPLAQEWAVLHLRPFGIFVRSAELFGKLGQIRQIVFDKTGTLTLEAPELENPERLERLGSQDRAILREMVKSSLHPVSRALREAFLNLPAEEATVPEDLKTAEEVGMGLLGKSETTGKTWSLGRPGWKTDQAGPASLPDVGCEFRLNGKLVASFSFKEALREDAIESVKALRARCPITILSGDRVDKVRAMARQLNLPESAAIGEQTPDEKAAFMESIGDAKALYVGDGANDALAFSKAAVRGTPATPHGLLQDKADFYFTGRSLSGLLHLFRIQRLRKRAIQMAFVFAVSYNVIVVAVALAARMHPLLAAILMPLSSLATLSIVALVYRKNSGKLQA from the coding sequence GTGAACGCGCAAAGCTACAAGACCTGTATCCACTGCGGCACCCCATTTTCAGTGGCGGGAAGACGCGACAGCGAATTCTGCTGCAACGGATGCGAGTATGTCTCCAACCTGATCCGCAAGGAGGGCTTTGATCATTATTATGATCTGCGCGACCGCCGGATCGCGCCCGTGGCACCGGCTGCCATGCAACCAAGGGATTATTCATGGCTGGAGACCCGTGCAGCTGACTGTGAAAAGGCCTCTCCAAAGCTGGCCGAAATGGTCCTCGATCTGGAAGGGATATCCTGTGTTGGCTGCGTGTGGCTGATTGAAAAGATTTTCCGGCAGCATCCGGGATCGGTCCGTATTGAAATCAACACGCAGTATGGACAAGTTCGCCTGCAGTGGCGACCGGGCGTGTTCCGGTTGGTTGATTTTGCCCGGGAAATCCAGCAGTTCGGTTACCTCTTCGGGCCTCCGGGAAAGCGTCCACAAGATGAAAGCAAACGCCTTCTGGGAAGAGTTGGAGTCTGCGGGGCCTTTGCCCTGAATGCCATGCTCTTCACCCTGCCCCGTTACCTCGGGATGGATCCTGAATTCAGCCTTGCCCCCTTGTTCGAGCTCCTGAGCCTGCTCTTCGCAACCTTGAGCCTGCTTGCTGGGGGAAGCTATTTCATCAAGCGAGGTTTCCTCGGCCTGATGCAGGGCGTGCTCCACATCGACTTTCCAATTGCCGTCGGGGTGCTGGTTGCCTGGGCCGGCTCAATCCTGGGTTGGCTCATTGCCGATACCCGCTTTCTCTACTTCGACTTTGTCGCGATCTTCATTTTTCTCATGCTGGCCGGACGCTGGGCCCAGGAGCGCACGCTTGAACGAAACCGCCACCGCCTGCTGAGTCAGAACAAGGCCCCGCGTGAGGTCCACGTGGTCAACGAAGACCTTTCCGGAGAGGAAATTAAATCCCTTGATCTGCTCAAGGCGGGTGAACGAATCCGTACCCTGCCGGGCGAGGTGGTTCCAGTCCTGTGTGAACTCGAATCAAACAAGGCGGCCCTTTCCCTTGAGTGGATCAATGGTGAATCAGCGATGCGGACGATGAAGCAAGGCCACTGGGTCCCATCGGGTGCCCAGAACATCGGAATGGAACCGATTCTCCTGAAGGCCCGCCAATCGTACGCGGATTCACTGCTCTCCCGTCTGCTTAGCTCGCAAGCCTCCGAGCAGCGCAATCCGCTCATGGAGAAGATCCTGCGCTCCTATATCGGAATTGTCCTGCTGCTTGCCATCGTGGGGGCACTTTTATGGGCCCTTGTCGGAGATGAGCCACTCACGGGCCTTCAAGTCGCGCTTTCGATCCTGGTCGTCTCCTGCCCGTGCGCCCTTGGGGTGGCCTACCCGCTCGCCCAGGAATGGGCAGTCCTGCATTTGAGGCCCTTCGGCATATTTGTCCGATCAGCCGAGCTATTCGGCAAGCTCGGGCAGATCCGGCAAATTGTCTTCGACAAGACAGGCACCCTGACCCTCGAGGCCCCCGAGCTGGAAAATCCGGAGCGCCTTGAAAGACTCGGGAGCCAAGACCGGGCCATTCTCCGGGAAATGGTGAAGAGCTCGCTACATCCGGTAAGCCGTGCCCTGCGTGAGGCTTTTCTGAATTTGCCTGCCGAGGAGGCAACCGTCCCCGAAGACCTGAAAACAGCGGAAGAAGTCGGGATGGGCTTGCTGGGTAAATCGGAAACCACTGGCAAGACATGGAGCCTTGGACGCCCGGGATGGAAGACCGACCAAGCGGGGCCGGCATCCTTGCCAGATGTTGGCTGCGAGTTTCGTCTCAACGGGAAACTTGTCGCGTCCTTTTCCTTCAAGGAAGCCCTGCGTGAAGATGCGATTGAATCCGTCAAGGCACTTCGCGCGCGCTGCCCGATTACCATCCTCTCGGGTGACCGGGTGGACAAAGTCCGTGCCATGGCGCGGCAACTGAATCTTCCGGAGAGTGCGGCAATCGGAGAGCAAACCCCGGACGAGAAGGCGGCCTTCATGGAATCGATCGGAGATGCCAAAGCCCTCTATGTAGGAGACGGTGCCAATGACGCCCTTGCCTTTTCCAAAGCCGCGGTTCGCGGCACGCCCGCCACTCCACACGGGCTTCTCCAGGACAAGGCGGATTTTTACTTCACAGGGCGCAGCCTGTCTGGACTGCTCCATCTCTTCCGGATCCAGCGATTGCGGAAGCGAGCGATACAGATGGCCTTTGTCTTTGCCGTCAGCTACAACGTGATCGTTGTTGCCGTTGCCCTTGCGGCCCGGATGCATCCCCTTCTGGCGGCGATACTCATGCCTCTGAGCTCACTGGCAACATTGAGCATTGTGGCGCTGGTCTACCGGAAAAATTCCGGCAAGCTTCAGGCTTGA
- a CDS encoding sulfite exporter TauE/SafE family protein codes for MIEVSSITGPWPAFIAGMVTSLHCAGMCGPLACYIAPKPGSASSFATVASLYQIGRLISYTLIGGLAGGLGMVALGWVDIYQHSLSRFLPWLLVMFFLLVAFRIDKYFPKPAFLTPLLMRLQQRAQALPRPLSGLLVGILTPLLPCGPLYAVFGLALMTQSPIRGAEFLLLFGLGTLPLLWVVQAAFSRWQGAISPVAISRIQRGLALIVAVILGLRLYFFETGQGGLFCGTAM; via the coding sequence ATGATCGAGGTCTCCTCCATAACCGGCCCATGGCCCGCTTTCATCGCGGGCATGGTAACGAGCCTGCACTGCGCTGGCATGTGCGGTCCCCTTGCCTGCTACATAGCACCAAAGCCCGGCTCGGCCAGCTCTTTTGCCACGGTGGCCAGCCTCTACCAGATTGGACGTTTGATTTCCTACACCTTGATTGGAGGACTGGCGGGCGGTCTCGGAATGGTAGCTCTTGGCTGGGTCGATATCTATCAGCATTCGTTATCCCGCTTTCTTCCGTGGTTGCTGGTCATGTTCTTTCTTCTGGTTGCCTTCCGGATCGACAAATATTTCCCCAAACCAGCTTTCCTGACCCCGTTGCTGATGCGGCTTCAACAACGTGCACAAGCCCTTCCGCGCCCGCTATCAGGACTTCTTGTCGGAATCCTGACACCACTTCTTCCCTGCGGTCCCCTGTACGCGGTCTTTGGACTTGCCCTGATGACGCAGTCGCCGATTCGCGGGGCTGAATTCCTGCTCCTCTTCGGATTGGGCACACTACCGCTCCTCTGGGTTGTGCAAGCCGCGTTTTCCCGCTGGCAGGGGGCAATTTCCCCTGTAGCGATTTCCCGGATACAGCGAGGACTGGCCCTGATCGTGGCCGTGATACTGGGGCTTCGACTGTACTTCTTTGAGACCGGCCAAGGCGGCCTCTTTTGCGGCACTGCAATGTGA
- the ccoG gene encoding cytochrome c oxidase accessory protein CcoG, with protein sequence MKPKSKKPSLDAVTSINEDGSRFIIHPADVKGQFTRWRRISALFLIGIYILLPWIPINGYPAIFLDVLNRRFHLFGITLAAQDMWLLFFFVSGLAFLLFFITAFLGRVWCGWACPQTIFLEHVFRRVERWIEGDAPKRKALDNAPFDGVKLFKRGLKHGLFLLLASAIAHIFLSYFISIPQLWQWMTTSPLEHWGAFVFVFVATGLMYVNFAFFREQLCIVICPYGRLQSALIDDDTYNVAYDFERGNPPGPVKDESAGDCIGCRRCIQVCPTGIDIRHGLQLECIGCSACMDACDEIMDKVKRPRGLIRYASDRNLQGFKTRWIRPRTILYTALLFMGIGVAGFAFTSVEQASATATRMPGSPFYVTDTHIRNQYQIRLINKDTGNLSFSAAVQASGLEVPVQTSGFEENLVLTPMEERNATFVVQVPRETFIGPFPLQIVIEAEPGGMEIIREVEFLGPDPALLRKATP encoded by the coding sequence ATGAAGCCCAAGAGCAAGAAGCCCAGCTTGGACGCAGTCACCTCGATCAATGAGGACGGCTCGCGTTTCATCATCCACCCTGCTGATGTTAAGGGACAATTCACCCGGTGGCGGCGCATCTCGGCTTTGTTTCTGATCGGTATCTACATCCTCCTCCCATGGATTCCAATCAATGGCTATCCGGCGATTTTTTTGGATGTCCTGAACAGGCGCTTCCATCTTTTCGGGATCACGTTGGCTGCCCAGGACATGTGGCTGCTCTTCTTTTTCGTTTCCGGACTGGCCTTTCTCCTCTTTTTTATAACAGCCTTTCTCGGGCGTGTCTGGTGCGGCTGGGCCTGCCCACAGACCATATTCCTTGAGCACGTCTTCCGCCGCGTGGAGCGGTGGATTGAAGGGGATGCACCCAAGCGCAAGGCCTTGGACAATGCCCCTTTCGACGGGGTGAAGCTCTTCAAGCGCGGTCTCAAACACGGCCTTTTCCTCCTGTTGGCGTCTGCCATCGCCCACATCTTCCTCTCCTACTTCATCTCCATTCCGCAGCTCTGGCAATGGATGACCACCTCCCCACTTGAGCATTGGGGCGCCTTTGTTTTCGTCTTCGTCGCCACAGGGCTCATGTACGTCAATTTTGCCTTTTTCCGCGAACAGCTCTGTATTGTCATCTGCCCGTACGGCCGACTCCAGTCAGCGCTGATTGATGACGACACCTATAATGTCGCCTACGACTTTGAGCGCGGAAATCCACCGGGACCGGTCAAGGACGAATCAGCTGGCGACTGCATCGGCTGTCGTCGCTGTATCCAGGTCTGTCCGACCGGGATTGATATCCGCCACGGACTCCAACTTGAGTGCATCGGTTGTTCCGCCTGCATGGATGCCTGTGATGAAATCATGGACAAGGTCAAGAGGCCCCGCGGGCTGATCCGCTACGCTTCGGATCGCAACCTGCAGGGCTTTAAAACCCGCTGGATTCGCCCGCGCACCATTCTTTACACAGCCCTGCTTTTCATGGGAATCGGCGTGGCGGGATTTGCCTTCACCTCTGTGGAGCAAGCTTCGGCAACGGCCACGCGGATGCCAGGATCACCGTTTTATGTGACGGATACCCACATCCGCAACCAATACCAGATCCGCCTGATCAACAAGGATACGGGCAACTTGTCATTTTCCGCAGCCGTACAGGCAAGCGGACTTGAAGTGCCGGTTCAAACGTCGGGCTTTGAAGAAAATCTGGTTCTCACGCCGATGGAAGAAAGGAACGCGACATTCGTGGTGCAAGTTCCACGGGAGACCTTCATTGGCCCCTTTCCCTTGCAGATTGTCATAGAAGCGGAGCCCGGCGGCATGGAAATTATCCGCGAGGTGGAATTCCTGGGGCCGGATCCGGCCCTGCTACGGAAAGCAACCCCTTGA
- a CDS encoding cbb3-type cytochrome c oxidase N-terminal domain-containing protein, whose translation MSKKENPQDDKLRPHVYDGIQEYDNRLPNWWLWTFYGAVILTVMYWFSWYNADVMETDAAIVEAQMAKVEEVRLAAMGEISNDTLWQMSRNAGFVSAGSEIFKDKCVACHGADLKGGIGVNLVDDEWKWGNQPISLYSIVVNGSPDKKAGMQAWINELGAQKVSQVVAYVLSYHTEQEMADAPTLNPPLEL comes from the coding sequence ATGAGCAAGAAAGAGAATCCACAAGACGATAAACTGAGACCGCACGTCTACGACGGTATTCAGGAATATGACAACCGCCTCCCAAACTGGTGGCTCTGGACCTTTTATGGCGCCGTTATCCTGACTGTGATGTATTGGTTTTCCTGGTACAATGCGGATGTCATGGAGACCGACGCCGCCATTGTTGAAGCGCAGATGGCGAAGGTCGAGGAAGTGCGACTCGCCGCCATGGGTGAAATTTCCAATGACACTCTCTGGCAGATGAGCCGCAATGCAGGCTTTGTCAGTGCGGGCTCCGAGATTTTCAAGGACAAGTGCGTTGCCTGCCATGGCGCTGACCTCAAGGGCGGCATCGGAGTGAACCTTGTCGACGATGAGTGGAAGTGGGGCAACCAACCCATCAGCCTTTACTCGATTGTCGTGAATGGCTCCCCGGACAAGAAAGCGGGCATGCAGGCATGGATCAACGAGCTGGGCGCACAAAAGGTGAGCCAGGTCGTGGCCTATGTCCTGAGCTACCATACCGAGCAGGAAATGGCGGATGCCCCGACCCTGAATCCGCCATTGGAGTTATGA